From a region of the Rhinopithecus roxellana isolate Shanxi Qingling chromosome 8, ASM756505v1, whole genome shotgun sequence genome:
- the LOC115899161 gene encoding 40S ribosomal protein S29 gives MGHQQLYWSHPRKFGQGSRSCRVCSNRHGLIRKYGLNMCRQCFRQYAKDIGFIKLD, from the coding sequence ATGGGTCACCAGCAGCTGTACTGGAGCCACCCGCGAAAATTCGGCCAGGGTTCTCGCTCTTGTCGCGTGTGTTCAAACCGGCACGGTCTGATCCGGAAATATGGCCTCAATATGTGCCGCCAGTGTTTCCGTCAGTACGCGAAGGATATCGGTTTCATTAAGTTGGACTAA